In Desulfofustis limnaeus, the genomic stretch CAAAGACAAATACCTGGTGCGCGAGGGCAAAGAGCTGACCCCCACCGGCAAGGCCTTCGAGCTGTTGGCCCTGCTCGAGGCGATGCGCATCGACGTGCTCGCCTCGCCGGAGATGACCGGGGAGTGGGAATTCAAGTTGAACCAGATCCTCAAGGGCGAGTTCACCCGGGACCAGTTCATGAAGGAGATCCGCGATCTGACCCGGCAGATCACCGACCGCATCAAGGGCTACGAAGACCAGCGGCAGCGGCAGCCGGCGCCGTTCAGTCCCGTGGGCGGGCGCATCTTTTTCGAGACGCCCACTGCCTACGAGCGTGAAGACGGCACCCTGGTGATCCGTAAGATCCTCGGCGGCCGAGTCATGACCGACGCGGAGATCGTTGCCCTGATCAACGGCGAGACCATCGGTCCCTTCAGCGACTTCCGGTCCAAAAAGGGCAAGTTGTTCACCGCCTCGGTCCGGCTGGTCAACGACAAGGTCGATTTCATCTTCTCCGACACCACGGAAGGCCTCGATCTGGAGACCATCAAAGAGCAGGGATCGCTCGGTATGTCCCCGGTCGACGGATCGCCGGTCTACGAAACCCCGGCCGGCTACCTGTCCGAATCGGCCCTGGAAAACGACGATAAAAAAGGGTTGCGGATCAGCAAGATCATTCTCGGCAAGGCCATCAGCCCCGACGACATCCGGCAGCTGCTCGAACAGGGCAAGACCCCTTTGCTCAAAGGGTTTATTTCAAAGAAGCGGAAACCGTTCGATGCCTATCTGCTGCTCGACAAACGGGGCAAGATCAGCTTCGAGTTCCCCCCCCGTCGCCCTCGCACACCTGCGAAAAAGGATTGACACTTCCTCTGTAACACGGCACAAAAGAGATGATGAAACGTTTAAAGAAAGAGTTCTCAGCCTTGGACGGCCGCGAACTCGCCCATAAATGCGCCCAGATTGCCGAACAAGGCAAGGCTGAAGATATCGTGGTCCTCGACGTCCGGGGAATGGCCTCCTTCAGCGATTATTTCGTGATCATGAGTGGCCGTTCCACCCGGCACGTTCAGGCCCTGGCGGAAAGCATCGAGAACGAAATACGCTCCAAGCGCATCAAGACCTCTCAGGCCGAGGGGTTGCAGGAAGGAACTTGGGTACTGCTTGATTTCGGTGATGTGGTCGTCCATGTCTTTTATCACGAACAACGAACCTTCTATGATCTCGAAGGCCTCTGGCATGACGCTCCACGCCTCGATCTATCGGTCTCGTCCGGCACCTGACAGGCAGGGGCGGCAGCAATCGATACGGCAGCGTCTCTCGTAGAATAAATCGACTAGAGCGTTCGGCTCACGGCTACCATGCAATATATCAGCACTCGCGGCGGCATAACCGCCGTCCCGTTCACCGAGACAGTCAAGATGGGGCTGGCCACCGACGGCGGCCTGCTGCTCCCCCGAACCATCCCCCGGGTCGACCGCTCCACGTTCGAGTCCTGGCAGGGGCTCTCGTACCAAGATCTGGCCTTCGAGGTCATGGCCCGCTTCATCGACGACATCCCGGTCAGCGATCTGAAGGCTCTGATCAAGCGTTCCTACGAGCCGTTCGATCACCCCGACATCGCACCGCTGGTTCACCTCGACGGACTCCATATCCTCGAGCTGTTTCACGGTCCGACGCTCGCCTTCAAGGACATCGCCCTGCAGTTTCTCGGCAATCTCTTCGAATATCTGCTGCGACGCGATGATTCCTTCATGAACATTATCGGCGCCACCTCGGGCGACACCGGCAGTGCCGCCATCTACGGGGTGCGGGGCAAGGAGCGACTCAACATCTTTATCCTCCACCCACACGGCCGCGTCAGCCCGATTCAGGAACGGCAGATGACCTCGGTCACCGACGCCAACGTCTTCAACATCGCCATCCAAGGGACGTTCGACGACGGGCAGTCCATCGTCAAGGACATCTTCGGGGACGTGGCCTTCAAGGGGCGTTACCACCTGGGCGCCATCAACTCGATCAACTGGGCCCGGATACTGGCCCAGGTGGTCTACTACGTGGCCAGTTGCCTGCACATCACCAGCCACGAAAACGACCGGGCCACCACCTTCGCCGTGCCCACCGGTAATTTCGGTGATATCTTCGCCGGCTACATCGCCAAGAAAATGTTGCCTGAAGGTTGCATCAGCAAGCTGGTACTGGCCACCAACGCCAACGATATCCTGGCCCGCATGATCAACCAGGGCGACTATTCCCTGGGCCCGGTGATAGCCACCTCCAGTCCGTCCATGGACATTCAGGCCGCCTCCAATTTCGAGCGCTATCTCTACTATCTGCTGGACAGCTCACCGCAACATGTGGTCGCCGCCATGGCCCGCTTCAAGGAGCAGGGCAGCCTCCAGTTGGAGGATTGTCTCGGCCATATTCGCCGGGACTTCGTGGCTGTCTCGGTCACCGAGGAGGAGGTGCTCCAGACCATTACCGAATGTTACCGGAACCATGGCTACATCCTTGACCCGCACACGGCGGTCGGCGTCCGCGCCGCCCTGCAGCAACGGGCCCAGGGCATCCCCACGGTCTGCCTGGCCACCGCCCATCCGGCCAAATTCGCAGCCACCGTCGAGCAGGCCATCGGCAGACCGCTCGACCTGCCGGCTTCCTTGGCCGCCCTGCTCGACCTGCCGACGCGCTGCGAGATCATGGCCGCCGACCGGCAACAGATCCAGACCTACATCGCCAACCACGCGCTCCACCGCTGATGGGTTTGTCGATGGCCGATCATATCGACCGGGTGAACCTGGCCGCCGCCTTCCTGCAGGCACGCCTCGGCCCCCTGCCCGACACGGCGATCCAACTGGGCACCGGCCTGGGTGGCTTCGCCGACCGGGTGGTCGCCGAGCAGGTCATCCCCTACCGGGATATCCCCGGCTTTCCGCAGTCCACCGTTCCCAGCCACCACGGCGCTTTGCTCGTCGGCAGTATCGGCGGCCACCGTTTGATCGTACTCTCCGGGCGCTTTCATTACTACGAGGGGTACAGCACCAAAGAGGTTGCCCTGCCGATCCGGGTACTCCAGGTACTTGGCCTGCACCGGCTGATCATCACCAACGCCGCCGGCGGACTGAACCCGGCCTTTCGTCCCGGCACCATCATGATCATTCGTGATCATCTCAATTTTCTCGGTGAGAACCCCCTGCGCGGGCCCAACGTCGAGGCCTGGGGCCCCCGTTTTCCCGACTTCTCCCAGGCCTATGACCCGCAGCTGCTGGCGCTCGCCCAGGAGGCGGCGGTCAATTGTGGACTGGCAGAGCGCGTCGCCACCGGCGTTTACGTCTGCATTCCCGGACCAAGCCTCGAGACCCCTGCCGAAACCCGCTGGCTCCGACAATCCGGTGGTGACGCGGTGGGCATGTCTTCAGTGCCGGAGGTGATTGTCGCCCACCATGGCGGGATCGAGGTTCTCGGTCTCTCCGCCGTCTCCAACGTCAACGATCCCGATAATTTTCAGCCCCTGTCGCTGGCAGCTATCATCGAGGAAGCAGCTGCCATTGAACCACACCTCGAGCGGCTGGTGGTCGATATCGTTTCCCGCCTGCCCTAACCAGTCTCAGAGAGAGGCCCCATGTCATCGTCCCTTGCCAGCCTGCTCGTTTCCGGCACCTTCCTGCTGCCGACCTGGCGGCAGCAGGATTGCCTGGAAAACGGCGCCGTCCTGATCACCGGCTCCACCATCACCGCAGTCGGCACCCGTTCCGAGTTGCAGCGCAGCCACCCCGGCATCCCGGAACTGCATGAACCGCACGGGCTGATCATGCCCGGGCTGGTCAACACCCATACCCACGCGCCGATGGCGTGCTTCCGCGGCCTAGCCGACGATCTGCCGCTGATGACCTGGCTGCAGGACCACATCTTTCCTCTCGAGGCGCGACTCGACCGACCTACGGTTCGTCTGTCGGCCCTGTTGTCGATGGCCGAGATGATCAAATCCGGCACCACCAGTTTCTGCGATATGTACCTGTTCGCCGAAGAGGTCGCCGCGGCCGCGGCGACGGCCGGCCTGCGCTGCTGGTTCGGCGAGGTGCTCTACGACTTTCCCTCGCCGTGCTACGGTGCTCTGGAAAACGGACTGCGACTCACCGCCGAACTGCTCGATCGGTTCCGCGACCACCCGCTCATCACCGCCACCGTCGATCCGCACAGCGTCTACACCTGCGCCCCCGGGCTGCTCGAACAATGCGGCCGGCTGGCCGCCGATCATGACAGCCTGCTGGTCACGCACCTGGCCGAGACCGAATCCGAGGTGCATACCTGCCGCAGCCGCTACGGCAAGACCCCGGTCGAACATCTCGATTCCCTCGGACTCCTCGGCAGCCGCACCCTGGCCGCCCACTGTGTCCACCTGGAAGAGAGCGATATTGAGCGGTTCGCGGACCGGAACGTCAAGGTCAGTCATTGTCTCGAATCCAACTTGAAACTGGCTTCCGGCGTGGCACCGATACCGCGCCTGCTCGAGCGAGGGGTCACCGTCTCCCTCGGTACCGACGGCAGCGCCAGCAACAACGACGTGGATCTGTTCAGCGAAATGAGCAGTGTTGCCAAAGTGCACAAAGGAGTCATGCTGGACCCGACCGTCATGTCCGCCGAAACCACACTGCGCGCCGCCACCATCGGAGGAGCCGAGGCGCTTGCCGCGGCGGCCTCGATCGGCACGCTGGCCCCGGGCAAACAGGCCGATCTGATCGTTATCGACCTCGATCAGCCGCACCTGACACCGCTGTACAATCTGCCCTCCCATCTGGTCTATGCCGCCCGCGGCGCCGATGTCATCCATTCCCTGATCGGTGGCCGACCGGTGATGAAAAATCGGCAGCTGCTGACCATCGATGAAAGCGAGGTCATCGCCCGGATGGGGGAGGCGCTGAAGAAACTGCGGCCCGGCGGTTAACCGCTCGCACGGCTTGACTTTCTGAGCATACTGCTCTAAACTCAGCGGGTAATCTCATCTGCCGAGGCCTGCCGGGCCGGCGGCAACAGCCTCCACCGTCTTTATTCGAGGTAACTATGTTCGGACTGGGAATGCCGGAACTCATCATCATTCTGGTTATCATCGTCATCATCTTCGGCGCCGGAAAGCTGCCGGAGATTGGGTCGGGAATCGGCAAGGGAATCAAAAACTTCAAGGAAGCGACCAAACAAGAAGAGAAAAAGAAGTTGGATGAAGACAAGACCGACAAAAACGATTCCCCTTCTGCGTAACACGATCTCATTTCGTAAACCAACGAGCACCTGAGGAGTATTCATCATGTTCGGACTCGGCACCCCGGAACTCATTATTATTCTCGTCATTGCTTTTCTCATATTCGGTGGCAAGAAACTGCCGGAGATCGGCTCCGGTCTCGGCAAGGCCATTTCCTCCTTCAAAAAAGGCGTCAGTGAGGTGGAAGAGGGCGGGAAAACCGTGATGAACGACATCCCCGGCGTCAAAGAGGTGCAAGAGGTCAAGGAGCACGTGGATCAGATAAAAAATATCGGCAACGTGATGAAATAGCCGATAGCCGCCACGCCCTCCCCCGTTAACGACGTCGGGCCTGGACCGGGCGGTCGTGGATGAAGCAAAAAAAATGCCGGGCCTCTCGATTGCGGAATTCATCGATTGATGACGTCACCAATGCCGAATCCGTCGTCGGAATTATTTTCAGTTGACGAGCAGCCCAAACGACTCCCCATCCACCCGTCTGCACAACCGGCCCCAGTCGCTTGACGAAGATCGTCATATTTTGTATTGCTGCAGTTTCGCGTTACCCGACCGGCTTCCTGCCGGTCGCAACCACCCCCTGAACGGCCCCCTGCCCGGAGCCGACAAGGCAAAGAGTGCCCACCCGGCGCTACTCCCTCCAAGGAGATGAACAGATGTGTCGACTCGCTCTGAAAACTGCCCGAGAGCCGTTTTCACCCTATGACGTCCTGACCGCCATGGAGGCCATGCAGGAAGGCTACGATGGCTCGGGCTTGGGACTGCTGCTGCGCGGCATGGAATTCGAAGATTTCCGCTACAATCCCAAATTCCCTATCCTCTCCGGCATCGCCGAAAGCGAGAAGGCCTGGCGGCGGCTGGACTCGTTCATGGAGGAACGCGGCTACGAGTTGAAATACGATCACAAGTTCCACATGAAACGGGCTCACATGAACGGCAAGGACCGCTACCGCTATTTCGTCCGCGCCTACCGGATGCCCGACCGATTCGCCGACGCCGACCAGGATGCCCGGGAGACTGAACTGCTCAAGACCCGCTTGGCCCTGCGCCGGGACGGTGAGGAGCACGGCGGCGATCTGTCGGTCTTCTCCTTCTGGCCCGACGTCACCATGATCAAAGAGGTGGGTTGGCCGCTGCAGGTGGGCAACACGCTGAGCCTGCACGACGGCCAGATCAAGGCCCGGGTATGTATGGCTCAAGGCCGGCAGAACACCAATTACGGCATCAACCTTTACGCCTGCCACCCCTTCTTTATCCAGGGTATCGCCACCATGACCAACGGCGAGAACACCGCCTTCGTACCGATCCGTGACTGGCTGATCGGCCGCAATCTGCCCGGCTATATCGGCTACCAGAGCGATTCCGAAGTCTTCACCCATATCCTGCACTATACGCTGAAGCATCTGAAGCTGCCGCTGCAGATCTATAAACACATCATCACCCCGCTCAACGCCGCCGAGTTGGACAAGCACCCCCAGGGCGATTTTCTCAAAGGTTTGCGCGATGCCTGTCGCCGCCTGATCATCGACGGCCCGAACGCCGTCATCGGCACCCTGCCGGATGAAACCTGCCTGCTGGTCATGGACCACAAGAAACTTCGTCCGGCCACTGTCGGCGGTCGAGAAGGCGTCTGGGCCATCGCTTCGGAAATGTGCGGGGTCGACGCCATGATTCCCGACCGTGACCCGGCGCTTGATTTCCAACCGATGCGCGAACATACCGTTATCATCCCTCCCCAGAGAAAGGAACTCACCGTATGGTCCCAATACGAACAATTCCCGTTGAGCCAGGCAGCCTGACCTACCCCGATCTGCCCTGGATCATCGAGCACCGGGAAGACCGCTGCACGCTGTGCGGTCATTGCACCACCGTCTGTCCCAAAGAGTGTCTCCACCTGGCCTACCGACGGCAGCGCATGCCGCGGTTGGACGTCTTGAGCAACAAACGGGGCAGCGAATACCGCACCTTCACCGGCATCCGCCAGCGCACCGACATGGCCCATGCCTGTATCGGCTGCGGCATGTGCGCCATGGTCTGCCCGAACGAAGCGATCATGCCGGTGCCCAACAGCGTTGAACGGCGTACCCTGTTTTTCACCAACCAAAAAGGCGAGGCCGCCAAGCGGGGCGGGCGACGCAACGCACCCGGAGCCACCCTGCTCGACCGCATCATCTTCGACCGCATCTCGATGCTCACCGACCCGGCGCTCGATGCCGGCCGACACGAGTTCACCGTAACCACCACCATCGGCCGCATCCTCTCCCCGGAAGACTACTTGGCCCGGCGTCTCGACGGCGGCTGGATTCCGACGACCCGTGAGGTGTTCCCCTTCATTATCGGCTCCATGTCGTTCGGCGCCCTGTCGCCCAACATGTGGCTCGGCCTGCTCCAGGGCGTTGCCTACTGCAACGAGGTCCTGGGCATCCCGGTGGTCATGTGCACCGGCGAGGGCGGCTGCCCGCCCTGGGTGCTGAAGAGCCCCTATCTCAAATACATCATCCTGCAGATCGCCTCCGGCTATTTCGGCTGGGACGAGATCATCAGAGCCATCCCCGAGATGCAGTGCGACCCTGCCGCCATCGAGATCAAATACGGTCAGGGCGCCAAGCCCGGCGACGGCGGGCTGCTCATGTGGTACAAGGTCTCCAAGCTGATCGCCCGGTTGCGCGGCGTCCCGGAAGGGGTCGACCTGCCATCCCCGCCGGTGCACCAGACGCTCTACTCCATCGAGGAGAGCGTCATGAAGATGATTCAGACGCTGTCCATGGCCTTTGGCCACAAGGTGCCGGTCTATCCGAAGATCTCCGCCTCCACCTCGGCCAAGGCGGTGCTGAACAACCTGGTGCGCAATCCCTATGCCGGCGGCCTGCTCATCGACGGCATCGATGGCGGCACCGGCGCCGCCTACAACGTGTCCATGGATGCCACCGGCCATCCGGTCGCGTCCAACGTCCGCGAATGCTACCTCGATCTATGCGCCCAGGGCATGCAGAACGAACTGCCCATTTACGCCGCCGGCGGCATCGGCAAGAACGGCAACGTGGCCCAGAACGGCATGGCTCTGATCATGCTCGGGGCCAGCGCCGTGCATATCGGCAAGTACATCATGCAGGCCACCGCCGGCTGCCTGGGCAACGAGCAGAACCGCTGCAACGTCTGCAACCTCGGCATCTGCCCGAAGGGCATCACCAGCCAGAACCCGAAGCTCTACCGACGGCTCGACCCGGACCAGGTGGCGGAGCGGGTGGCCGAGACCTTCATGACCATCCAGACCGAGGTGAAAAAAATCATGGCCCCGCTCGGCCGCTCGCAGAGCCTGCCGATCGGCATGTCTGACGCCATCGGCATCAGCGATAAGGACGCCGCCGATCGGCTGCAGATCAAATATGTCTGTTAATCAGTACGACTCGGAGGCCGGCCTGTCGGTCAATCCGGTCATCATCTTTCAGGGAGTTCTTCTGTGACAACGAAGGTCATAAAAGGTCGTGATGACAAGGGGCTGCGCATCAGTTCCATGGCGTACGAACAGCTGGTCCGCACCGCCGCCGTCGAATCGGGACAGCTGCTCCTGGAAACCTACGGCCAGCACAATATCGGTATTCGGCTGCAGCGCCCCGGCGGCCTGCACCTGCAGATAAACGGTCCGTGCGGACAGCGTCTCGGCGCCATGGGCCTGCCGGGAACCACCATCGACTGCCGGGGATCGGTCTCGGATGATCTCGGTTACCTCAATATTGGTGCGGAGATCACCGTCCACGGCGACGCCACCAACGGGGCGGGCAACGCCATGGCGGCGGGCAAGCTGTTCATCGGCGGCTCCATCGGTGCCCGCGGTCTGACCATGACCAAATGGAACCCGGAGTACGCCAGACCGGAGTTGTGGGTACTCGGCTCCACCGGCGACTCCTTTGCCGAATTCAACTGTGGCGGCACCGCCGTCGTCTGCGGAGTCGATGCCAAAAACCCGGACAACATACTCGGCTATCGCCCCTGCGTCGGGATGGTCGGCGGCACCATCTATTTTCGCGGCCGCATCGACGATTCCTACTCCCGTACCAACGCTCGGCTGGCCCCACCCGACGACGCCCAGTGGCAGTGGTTGGTCGACAATCTGCCCGTTTTCCTGCAACGTATCGGCCACAGCTCGCTCTTCGACCTACTGAGTAACCGTGACCAATGGCAGGTGCTCAACGCGGTTACCCCGCAAGAACGGGCCCTGATGTTCTCCGGGCCGATGCCCATGGCCCAGTTCCGCCGGGAATTCTGGGATCGGACCTTTGGCGGCGACCCGCTGCGCGATCTGGCGCCCGGCCTGGACCGCTCCGCCATCGGCGCCATCGTCACCGGCGAACTGCGCCGTCGCGCCCCGTGGTGGGCGAACAACGAGGCAGCCGCGCCCTGTACCTATTTCTGCCCGATCCACATCCCCACCGTGGAGCGGCTACGACTGATCAGAGAGGGCCGTATCGACGAGGCCTACCAGCTGGTGCTGCGGCATACGCCGCTGCCGGCATCGGTCTGTGGGGCTATCTGCCCCAACCTATGCATGGAAAATTGCACGCGAACCGGTGTTGACGGCTCCATCGAGATGCACATCCTCGGTCGAGCCGTGGCCCACGTCCCGCCCCCGCCCGAAGCGGAGCCGCTCGGCCGGAAGGTAGCGGTGGTCGGCGGCGGTCCGGCCGGCCTGAATGCTGCCTGGCAATTAGCCCTGGCCGGCATCGAGACCCATATCTACGAAAAAGATACCCGTCTTGGCGGCAAGCTGGCCCAGGTCATCCCCTGGGAGCGGCTGCCCCAGGCCATCTGGGATGAAGAGATCAAGCGCTTCTGCTCCCTGTCCAACATCACGGTGCATCTCGGCGTGGACATGGACAGCGCAACTTTTGAGCAGCTCAAGGCGGAATTCGATTACGTGATCGTTGCCGTCGGCACCCATCGCCCGCGACGCCTGACCTTTCCCGGCCACGAACGAGTCATCGCCGCCCTCGACTTCCTCAAGGAGGCGAAGACCAGAAAGACCATGGCCATCGGTCCCGAGGTGGTGGTCATCGGCGCCGG encodes the following:
- a CDS encoding glutamate synthase-related protein, with protein sequence MVPIRTIPVEPGSLTYPDLPWIIEHREDRCTLCGHCTTVCPKECLHLAYRRQRMPRLDVLSNKRGSEYRTFTGIRQRTDMAHACIGCGMCAMVCPNEAIMPVPNSVERRTLFFTNQKGEAAKRGGRRNAPGATLLDRIIFDRISMLTDPALDAGRHEFTVTTTIGRILSPEDYLARRLDGGWIPTTREVFPFIIGSMSFGALSPNMWLGLLQGVAYCNEVLGIPVVMCTGEGGCPPWVLKSPYLKYIILQIASGYFGWDEIIRAIPEMQCDPAAIEIKYGQGAKPGDGGLLMWYKVSKLIARLRGVPEGVDLPSPPVHQTLYSIEESVMKMIQTLSMAFGHKVPVYPKISASTSAKAVLNNLVRNPYAGGLLIDGIDGGTGAAYNVSMDATGHPVASNVRECYLDLCAQGMQNELPIYAAGGIGKNGNVAQNGMALIMLGASAVHIGKYIMQATAGCLGNEQNRCNVCNLGICPKGITSQNPKLYRRLDPDQVAERVAETFMTIQTEVKKIMAPLGRSQSLPIGMSDAIGISDKDAADRLQIKYVC
- a CDS encoding purine-nucleoside phosphorylase; protein product: MADHIDRVNLAAAFLQARLGPLPDTAIQLGTGLGGFADRVVAEQVIPYRDIPGFPQSTVPSHHGALLVGSIGGHRLIVLSGRFHYYEGYSTKEVALPIRVLQVLGLHRLIITNAAGGLNPAFRPGTIMIIRDHLNFLGENPLRGPNVEAWGPRFPDFSQAYDPQLLALAQEAAVNCGLAERVATGVYVCIPGPSLETPAETRWLRQSGGDAVGMSSVPEVIVAHHGGIEVLGLSAVSNVNDPDNFQPLSLAAIIEEAAAIEPHLERLVVDIVSRLP
- a CDS encoding amidohydrolase family protein, which produces MSSSLASLLVSGTFLLPTWRQQDCLENGAVLITGSTITAVGTRSELQRSHPGIPELHEPHGLIMPGLVNTHTHAPMACFRGLADDLPLMTWLQDHIFPLEARLDRPTVRLSALLSMAEMIKSGTTSFCDMYLFAEEVAAAAATAGLRCWFGEVLYDFPSPCYGALENGLRLTAELLDRFRDHPLITATVDPHSVYTCAPGLLEQCGRLAADHDSLLVTHLAETESEVHTCRSRYGKTPVEHLDSLGLLGSRTLAAHCVHLEESDIERFADRNVKVSHCLESNLKLASGVAPIPRLLERGVTVSLGTDGSASNNDVDLFSEMSSVAKVHKGVMLDPTVMSAETTLRAATIGGAEALAAAASIGTLAPGKQADLIVIDLDQPHLTPLYNLPSHLVYAARGADVIHSLIGGRPVMKNRQLLTIDESEVIARMGEALKKLRPGG
- a CDS encoding glutamate synthase translates to MCRLALKTAREPFSPYDVLTAMEAMQEGYDGSGLGLLLRGMEFEDFRYNPKFPILSGIAESEKAWRRLDSFMEERGYELKYDHKFHMKRAHMNGKDRYRYFVRAYRMPDRFADADQDARETELLKTRLALRRDGEEHGGDLSVFSFWPDVTMIKEVGWPLQVGNTLSLHDGQIKARVCMAQGRQNTNYGINLYACHPFFIQGIATMTNGENTAFVPIRDWLIGRNLPGYIGYQSDSEVFTHILHYTLKHLKLPLQIYKHIITPLNAAELDKHPQGDFLKGLRDACRRLIIDGPNAVIGTLPDETCLLVMDHKKLRPATVGGREGVWAIASEMCGVDAMIPDRDPALDFQPMREHTVIIPPQRKELTVWSQYEQFPLSQAA
- a CDS encoding Sec-independent protein translocase subunit TatA/TatB; protein product: MFGLGTPELIIILVIAFLIFGGKKLPEIGSGLGKAISSFKKGVSEVEEGGKTVMNDIPGVKEVQEVKEHVDQIKNIGNVMK
- the tatA gene encoding twin-arginine translocase TatA/TatE family subunit; translated protein: MFGLGMPELIIILVIIVIIFGAGKLPEIGSGIGKGIKNFKEATKQEEKKKLDEDKTDKNDSPSA
- the rsfS gene encoding ribosome silencing factor, which codes for MMKRLKKEFSALDGRELAHKCAQIAEQGKAEDIVVLDVRGMASFSDYFVIMSGRSTRHVQALAESIENEIRSKRIKTSQAEGLQEGTWVLLDFGDVVVHVFYHEQRTFYDLEGLWHDAPRLDLSVSSGT
- the thrC gene encoding threonine synthase, producing MQYISTRGGITAVPFTETVKMGLATDGGLLLPRTIPRVDRSTFESWQGLSYQDLAFEVMARFIDDIPVSDLKALIKRSYEPFDHPDIAPLVHLDGLHILELFHGPTLAFKDIALQFLGNLFEYLLRRDDSFMNIIGATSGDTGSAAIYGVRGKERLNIFILHPHGRVSPIQERQMTSVTDANVFNIAIQGTFDDGQSIVKDIFGDVAFKGRYHLGAINSINWARILAQVVYYVASCLHITSHENDRATTFAVPTGNFGDIFAGYIAKKMLPEGCISKLVLATNANDILARMINQGDYSLGPVIATSSPSMDIQAASNFERYLYYLLDSSPQHVVAAMARFKEQGSLQLEDCLGHIRRDFVAVSVTEEEVLQTITECYRNHGYILDPHTAVGVRAALQQRAQGIPTVCLATAHPAKFAATVEQAIGRPLDLPASLAALLDLPTRCEIMAADRQQIQTYIANHALHR
- a CDS encoding FAD-dependent oxidoreductase, with protein sequence MTTKVIKGRDDKGLRISSMAYEQLVRTAAVESGQLLLETYGQHNIGIRLQRPGGLHLQINGPCGQRLGAMGLPGTTIDCRGSVSDDLGYLNIGAEITVHGDATNGAGNAMAAGKLFIGGSIGARGLTMTKWNPEYARPELWVLGSTGDSFAEFNCGGTAVVCGVDAKNPDNILGYRPCVGMVGGTIYFRGRIDDSYSRTNARLAPPDDAQWQWLVDNLPVFLQRIGHSSLFDLLSNRDQWQVLNAVTPQERALMFSGPMPMAQFRREFWDRTFGGDPLRDLAPGLDRSAIGAIVTGELRRRAPWWANNEAAAPCTYFCPIHIPTVERLRLIREGRIDEAYQLVLRHTPLPASVCGAICPNLCMENCTRTGVDGSIEMHILGRAVAHVPPPPEAEPLGRKVAVVGGGPAGLNAAWQLALAGIETHIYEKDTRLGGKLAQVIPWERLPQAIWDEEIKRFCSLSNITVHLGVDMDSATFEQLKAEFDYVIVAVGTHRPRRLTFPGHERVIAALDFLKEAKTRKTMAIGPEVVVIGAGNVGCDVACEAYRVGAGKVTLVDIQKPLAFGKEREAAEAVGAQFRWPVKTREVTAEGLITDDGELIPAQTVFISIGDVPALPFLPGSVDTLHVGGADWIKTDGAHRTSDSQVLAIGDVEKPGLATDALGAGKTAAESIIAAIKGVEFKPFGKQLISPRALTITHYSPGATGTSEQDQASRCLSCATCRDCHLCETICPTGAISRVDTDVAGDRGFEYVSDDKKCIGCGFCADTCPCGIWQINPF